A DNA window from Bdellovibrio sp. BCCA contains the following coding sequences:
- a CDS encoding TlpA disulfide reductase family protein — MRALLLALVVFMSLNVFAQKAPVGVEFKALPSDLIQGSKISNLNELKGKVVLIDFWASWCEPCKEALPHYNRLFKKYKDKGLVVIAINEDDDLKERDAFLKSHPLNFTIYFDKTKSMVKDFKVQALPSLFVFDKNLKPVALFRGFSEDKPQVLEKKIQELLK; from the coding sequence ATGCGTGCTTTGCTTTTGGCGTTAGTTGTTTTTATGAGCTTGAATGTTTTTGCGCAAAAGGCGCCCGTCGGCGTTGAGTTCAAAGCTTTACCATCGGATCTGATCCAAGGAAGTAAAATCTCAAATTTGAACGAGCTTAAAGGAAAAGTCGTTCTGATTGATTTTTGGGCTTCTTGGTGTGAGCCCTGTAAAGAGGCTTTACCGCACTACAATCGCCTTTTTAAGAAGTACAAGGATAAAGGCTTGGTCGTTATCGCGATCAATGAAGACGATGATTTAAAAGAGCGTGACGCGTTTTTAAAGTCTCATCCATTAAATTTCACGATTTACTTTGATAAGACTAAATCAATGGTTAAAGATTTTAAGGTACAGGCGCTGCCTTCGCTTTTTGTCTTTGATAAAAATTTAAAACCTGTGGCTCTGTTTCGCGGATTTAGCGAGGACAAACCACAGGTTTTAGAAAAGAAGATTCAAGAACTTTTGAAATAA
- a CDS encoding EF-hand domain-containing protein, with product MKRHASFITFLLGMTVGVLAGATEKDMPMAVNTNTSGDSVASAPAAGMVSRSGKSAVNVRINNSCFGTNLRGVGNPLSPSAIITANLNLVIGGKEYPIMVKYPSGLVTAEGMKTNSVKPMSAETFSIPGGGSAGIYGNTVLLKTPIPSGVSIDSTGNIVVQSVGDVYLKSYSFEQTVDCSNQSAVYGAYGYSSYKPTHSCGEYMGKDGPISASFGGVNVSSDRTNVEINVSFPGQTGFCGGYWSPLMVFFNNERPTFTNSSTFPLNPTGKTMWPEANSPGWFVAIDRNKTGMIEEKNELFGDNASVENGFEVLKQFDSNKDGVIDKKDKDFNKLVLWNDKNGDGISQKEEMVKLSKKVVKISLDYKKGILEPIGRYAEARERAKFWYKENGKMKTGDIIDIWLAPAETRLSQK from the coding sequence ATGAAACGTCATGCAAGTTTTATCACGTTCTTGCTAGGTATGACAGTCGGCGTGCTGGCAGGGGCTACTGAAAAAGATATGCCGATGGCAGTGAATACAAACACCTCTGGAGACTCTGTCGCGTCAGCTCCTGCTGCAGGCATGGTATCTCGCTCTGGTAAATCAGCGGTTAACGTCCGAATTAACAATTCGTGCTTTGGAACGAACTTGCGGGGCGTGGGAAATCCACTGTCACCCAGTGCGATCATCACGGCAAATTTGAATCTTGTTATTGGCGGTAAAGAATATCCTATTATGGTGAAATATCCATCTGGACTAGTTACTGCTGAGGGAATGAAGACGAACTCTGTAAAGCCTATGAGCGCAGAAACATTTAGTATTCCAGGTGGAGGATCAGCAGGTATTTACGGAAATACTGTATTGCTGAAGACTCCGATTCCTTCGGGAGTATCCATTGATTCTACCGGAAACATTGTCGTTCAAAGTGTCGGTGATGTTTATTTAAAGAGTTACAGCTTTGAACAAACGGTGGACTGCTCGAATCAATCTGCGGTTTACGGGGCTTACGGCTATTCGTCATACAAACCAACTCATAGTTGTGGTGAATATATGGGTAAAGACGGTCCCATTTCCGCCTCTTTTGGTGGCGTGAATGTCTCTTCAGACCGTACAAATGTAGAGATCAACGTGTCCTTTCCAGGACAAACGGGTTTCTGCGGAGGTTATTGGTCTCCGTTGATGGTCTTCTTTAATAATGAAAGGCCTACTTTCACGAACTCCAGCACTTTCCCTTTGAATCCAACTGGAAAAACAATGTGGCCCGAAGCCAACTCGCCAGGTTGGTTTGTGGCAATTGATCGCAATAAAACCGGAATGATCGAAGAGAAAAACGAACTCTTCGGTGATAATGCCTCTGTTGAAAATGGCTTCGAAGTCCTGAAGCAATTCGATTCCAACAAAGACGGTGTGATCGACAAAAAAGACAAAGACTTCAACAAGCTCGTTCTTTGGAATGATAAAAACGGCGATGGCATTTCGCAAAAAGAAGAAATGGTGAAGCTCTCTAAAAAGGTCGTGAAGATTTCACTCGACTACAAAAAAGGAATTTTAGAACCCATTGGACGTTACGCAGAAGCGCGCGAACGTGCGAAATTCTGGTATAAGGAAAACGGTAAGATGAAAACGGGCGATATTATCGACATCTGGCTTGCGCCAGCGGAAACTCGTTTAAGTCAGAAATAG